The following are from one region of the Microbacterium paraoxydans genome:
- a CDS encoding HhH-GPD family protein → MAAPAPSPATMTPLLGWYASAARDLPWRRPDFHAAFGAWGVLVSEFMLQQTPVTRVIPHLDAWLARWPTPLAMAAASTADVVQQWANLGYPRRALWLHRAAVEVVERHGGVVPRDVDALLALSGIGDYTARAVAVFAYGDRHPVVDTNTRRVLARAVEGRAQPGSPSRRDLALMAALLPADPAEAAVLNAAAMELGATICTSRAPRCERCPLADGCAWLAAGRPDTGDERRRQAAYEGSDRQARGAVLRLLRAAAPAAVPLTAVLPDWPDVRQRDRAIDSLIADGLAEADGEGLSLPR, encoded by the coding sequence ATGGCCGCGCCCGCACCGTCTCCCGCGACGATGACGCCCCTGCTCGGCTGGTACGCCTCCGCGGCGCGCGACCTTCCCTGGCGCCGTCCGGACTTCCATGCCGCCTTCGGCGCCTGGGGCGTCCTGGTGAGCGAGTTCATGCTGCAGCAGACGCCCGTGACCCGCGTGATCCCGCACCTCGACGCGTGGCTAGCGCGCTGGCCGACACCCCTGGCGATGGCGGCCGCGTCCACTGCGGACGTCGTCCAGCAGTGGGCGAACCTCGGCTATCCGCGGCGTGCCCTGTGGCTGCACCGTGCGGCCGTCGAGGTGGTCGAGCGCCACGGCGGCGTCGTGCCGCGTGACGTCGACGCCCTCCTCGCCCTCTCCGGGATCGGCGACTACACCGCCCGTGCCGTGGCCGTGTTCGCGTACGGCGACCGTCATCCCGTCGTCGACACCAACACCCGGCGCGTGCTGGCCAGGGCGGTCGAGGGACGAGCGCAACCGGGGTCCCCGTCCCGCCGCGACCTTGCGCTCATGGCGGCGCTGCTGCCCGCGGACCCCGCAGAGGCCGCCGTCCTCAACGCCGCGGCTATGGAGCTCGGCGCGACGATCTGCACGTCCCGTGCGCCCCGATGCGAACGCTGCCCGCTGGCGGACGGGTGTGCGTGGCTCGCGGCCGGCCGACCCGACACCGGGGATGAGCGACGACGACAGGCCGCGTACGAGGGTTCGGACCGCCAGGCCCGCGGCGCCGTGCTCCGGCTCCTGCGCGCCGCCGCCCCCGCCGCAGTCCCGCTTACCGCCGTCCTCCCGGACTGGCCCGACGTGCGTCAGCGGGATCGTGCGATCGACTCCCTCATCGCCGACGGGCTCGCGGAAGCCGACGGGGAGGGCCTCTCCCTGCCGCGGTGA
- the truB gene encoding tRNA pseudouridine(55) synthase TruB: MATPGILLVDKPGGLTSHDVVARTRRAFGTRKVGHAGTLDPMATGLLVIGIEGATRLLTYIVGADKTYEATIRLGAVTSTDDAEGETLHRADESALAAIADAAIDAGVAALTGAISQVPSAVSAIKVDGRRAYDRVRAGEEVALQPRDVVVSRFDVIARRRDDHAIDLDVVVDCSSGTYIRSLARDLGAALGVGGHLTALRRTRVGPFDVRDAVTIDALEGAPVLTPGEAAGRVLPVLRVSAEEARDLRHGKRVAGAAARLDGPLAAAIEDDGGLVGIVEKRGADVKSAMNMPEASR, from the coding sequence ATGGCGACCCCCGGCATCCTCCTCGTCGACAAGCCCGGCGGGCTGACCAGTCACGACGTCGTCGCCCGCACTCGTCGGGCCTTCGGCACCCGCAAGGTCGGTCACGCCGGTACCCTCGACCCGATGGCCACCGGACTGCTCGTCATCGGCATCGAGGGCGCGACCCGCCTCCTCACCTACATCGTGGGCGCGGACAAGACCTACGAGGCGACCATCCGGCTCGGTGCCGTCACCTCGACGGATGACGCGGAGGGCGAGACCCTCCACCGCGCGGATGAGAGCGCCCTCGCGGCGATCGCGGATGCGGCGATCGATGCCGGAGTGGCCGCTCTGACGGGCGCGATCTCCCAGGTCCCGAGCGCGGTCTCGGCGATCAAGGTCGACGGCCGCCGCGCCTACGACCGCGTCCGTGCGGGGGAGGAGGTGGCCCTCCAGCCGCGAGACGTCGTCGTGTCCCGGTTCGACGTCATCGCGCGACGTCGCGACGATCACGCGATCGACCTCGATGTCGTCGTGGACTGCTCGTCCGGAACCTACATCCGCTCGCTGGCCCGCGACCTGGGCGCCGCCCTCGGCGTCGGCGGCCACCTGACCGCCCTCCGCCGCACCCGCGTCGGCCCGTTCGACGTGCGCGACGCCGTGACGATCGACGCCCTCGAGGGCGCTCCCGTGCTCACCCCCGGGGAGGCCGCCGGCCGCGTCCTCCCCGTCCTCCGCGTCTCGGCGGAGGAGGCACGCGATCTGCGGCACGGCAAGCGAGTGGCGGGCGCCGCTGCGCGGCTGGACGGCCCGCTCGCGGCCGCCATCGAAGACGACGGCGGCCTGGTGGGGATCGTCGAGAAGCGCGGTGCCGATGTGAAGAGCGCCATGAACATGCCGGAGGCCTCCCGATGA
- a CDS encoding bifunctional riboflavin kinase/FAD synthetase, giving the protein MIVFRSPDEVPENYGPSTVAIGKFDGVHEGHRAVIRRLEEAAAASGSRAVAVTFDRNPLAVIRPDRCPENVVTVDRKLELLGELGLDATLVLTFDETLAAVGAEDFVADILVGALHVSTILVGADFRFGHRGAGTPDLLRELGPRYGFTVEVVDDVYLPGSSRRVSSSWIRELLMAGDVAEATRALGRYPDVRGVVVHGLKRGRELGFPTANLSTIVDAFVPADGVYAGWLVDHDTGIRHPSAISVGTNPTFDDVLVRQVEAHVLGETGLDLYGHDVTVEFVERLRGMVAFEGIEKLMKQMAADVTQAATILDVSA; this is encoded by the coding sequence GTGATCGTGTTCCGGAGTCCGGACGAGGTGCCGGAGAACTACGGTCCCAGCACCGTCGCCATCGGGAAGTTCGACGGCGTGCACGAGGGGCACCGCGCCGTCATCCGTCGCCTGGAAGAGGCCGCCGCGGCGTCGGGGAGCCGGGCCGTCGCGGTGACGTTCGACCGTAACCCTCTCGCTGTGATCCGCCCCGACCGGTGCCCCGAGAACGTCGTGACCGTCGACCGCAAGCTGGAGCTCCTGGGCGAGCTCGGGCTCGACGCGACGCTCGTGCTGACCTTCGACGAGACGCTCGCGGCCGTCGGTGCGGAGGACTTCGTCGCCGATATCCTCGTCGGCGCGCTGCACGTGTCCACCATCCTCGTGGGCGCCGACTTCCGCTTCGGGCACCGAGGCGCGGGCACCCCCGACCTATTGCGGGAGCTCGGCCCCCGGTACGGCTTCACCGTCGAGGTCGTCGACGACGTCTACCTCCCGGGGTCCAGCCGTCGCGTCTCGTCGAGCTGGATCCGCGAGCTCCTGATGGCCGGTGACGTCGCGGAGGCGACTCGCGCTCTCGGCCGATATCCCGACGTGCGCGGCGTGGTGGTCCACGGCCTGAAGCGCGGACGAGAGCTCGGCTTCCCGACCGCGAACCTCTCCACGATCGTCGATGCGTTCGTGCCGGCGGACGGCGTCTACGCGGGGTGGCTCGTCGACCACGACACGGGCATCCGGCACCCGTCGGCGATCTCGGTGGGCACGAACCCCACCTTCGATGACGTGCTCGTGCGGCAGGTCGAGGCGCATGTGCTGGGGGAGACCGGACTCGATCTCTACGGTCACGACGTGACGGTCGAGTTCGTCGAGCGGCTGCGCGGCATGGTCGCCTTCGAGGGCATCGAGAAGCTGATGAAGCAGATGGCCGCCGATGTCACGCAGGCCGCGACCATTCTGGACGTGTCCGCGTAA
- a CDS encoding DEAD/DEAH box helicase, whose protein sequence is MPTTATAAPRRKKTSRRDDEAPLIPILARKVREIEAKSQRGKLGPTNRTKFQVIAFLVREERARVKADSEITDAARAELLKRLDGVATILAKTAARDTSLIQLLEADQATSPVAKRMRRDWLLESGAELPPEELIIADPAPVQTPVVPAAIAERQVTPPSVEARQLANPFLAPDLTPRPASTPRRRLDGWELMGPLYKAFETGAGGAAASMELPPAPEFDHISPKGREVMVHQSRFLEAVRAGHRSFLLADEPGLGKTAQSVLAASVAGAYPLLVVVPNVVKMNWAREVERWTPQRRATVIQGDGDDIDAFADVFIVNYEILDRHMSWLASIGLRGMVVDEAHFIKNLSSQRSQNVLSLAAQVRERTPGHDPLMLALTGTPLINDVEDFDAIWRFLGWTNGEKPGPELMEKLDATGLTPADKAFYPEARDAVISMGIVRRKKKDVAADLPDKLVADLPVQLDDEFGRSIRQAERELGERLAARYRRIIEARGDRGLAPGEIDDDIVRLVAQNELEESKAAGTGGDNVFTMVRRIGQAKALLAADYAAQLQRSVGKVVFFAKHIDVMDQAEAHFASAGIRAVSIRGDQTNTARQQAIDDFNGDPEVGIAVCSLTAAGVGLNLQAASNVVLAELSWTAAEQTQAIDRVHRIGQDEPVTAWRIIAAHTIDTKIAELIDQKQGLAARALDGEATEETGSESVQLAALTHLLREALGGR, encoded by the coding sequence ATGCCGACCACGGCAACCGCCGCCCCGCGGCGTAAGAAGACGTCCCGTCGCGACGACGAGGCACCGCTCATCCCGATCCTCGCGCGCAAGGTGCGCGAGATCGAGGCGAAGTCCCAGCGCGGCAAGCTGGGCCCCACGAACCGCACGAAGTTCCAGGTGATCGCCTTCCTGGTGCGCGAGGAGCGTGCCCGCGTGAAGGCCGATTCCGAGATCACCGACGCGGCCCGCGCCGAGCTGCTCAAGCGCCTCGACGGCGTCGCGACGATCCTCGCGAAGACGGCCGCACGGGACACGTCGCTCATCCAGCTGCTCGAAGCGGACCAGGCCACGTCGCCCGTCGCGAAGCGGATGCGTCGCGACTGGCTGCTCGAGTCCGGCGCGGAGCTCCCGCCAGAGGAGCTCATCATCGCCGACCCGGCGCCCGTGCAGACGCCCGTGGTGCCCGCGGCCATCGCGGAGCGTCAGGTCACCCCGCCCTCGGTGGAGGCCCGTCAGCTCGCCAACCCGTTCCTTGCGCCCGACCTGACCCCGCGACCGGCCAGCACGCCCCGCCGCCGCCTCGACGGCTGGGAGCTCATGGGGCCGCTGTACAAGGCCTTCGAGACCGGCGCGGGCGGTGCCGCGGCCTCGATGGAGCTTCCGCCGGCCCCGGAGTTCGACCACATCTCGCCCAAGGGGCGCGAGGTCATGGTGCACCAGTCCCGTTTCCTCGAGGCTGTGCGCGCCGGGCACCGCAGCTTCCTGCTCGCCGACGAGCCGGGCCTCGGCAAGACGGCGCAGTCGGTGCTCGCGGCCTCGGTCGCCGGCGCCTATCCGCTGCTCGTCGTGGTGCCCAACGTCGTGAAGATGAACTGGGCGCGCGAGGTCGAGCGGTGGACGCCGCAGCGTCGTGCCACGGTCATCCAGGGCGACGGCGACGACATCGACGCCTTCGCCGACGTGTTCATCGTGAACTACGAGATCCTCGACCGTCACATGTCCTGGCTCGCGTCGATCGGCCTGCGCGGCATGGTCGTCGACGAGGCGCACTTCATCAAGAACCTCTCGTCGCAGCGTTCGCAGAACGTGCTGTCGCTCGCGGCACAGGTGCGCGAGCGCACCCCGGGGCACGATCCGCTCATGCTCGCCCTCACGGGTACCCCGCTCATCAACGACGTCGAGGACTTCGACGCCATCTGGCGTTTCCTCGGCTGGACGAACGGGGAGAAGCCCGGACCGGAGCTCATGGAGAAGCTCGACGCGACGGGGCTCACGCCGGCGGACAAGGCCTTCTACCCGGAGGCCCGCGACGCGGTGATCTCGATGGGCATCGTGCGGCGCAAGAAGAAGGATGTCGCCGCCGACCTGCCCGACAAGCTGGTCGCCGATCTGCCGGTGCAGCTCGACGACGAGTTCGGTCGCAGCATCCGCCAGGCCGAGCGCGAACTGGGAGAGCGTCTGGCCGCCCGCTACCGCCGCATCATCGAGGCACGCGGCGACCGCGGTCTCGCGCCCGGAGAGATCGACGACGACATTGTCCGGCTCGTGGCGCAGAACGAGCTCGAGGAGTCGAAGGCCGCCGGTACCGGGGGAGACAACGTCTTCACCATGGTGCGCCGCATCGGTCAGGCGAAGGCCCTCCTCGCGGCCGACTACGCCGCACAGCTGCAGCGGTCGGTCGGCAAGGTCGTGTTCTTCGCGAAGCACATCGACGTCATGGACCAGGCGGAGGCGCACTTCGCCTCGGCCGGCATCCGCGCGGTATCCATTCGCGGTGACCAGACGAACACGGCACGGCAGCAGGCCATCGACGACTTCAACGGCGACCCCGAGGTCGGCATCGCGGTGTGCTCGCTCACGGCGGCCGGCGTCGGGCTCAACCTGCAGGCGGCGTCGAACGTCGTGCTCGCGGAGCTGTCGTGGACGGCGGCCGAGCAGACGCAGGCCATCGACCGCGTGCACCGCATCGGGCAGGACGAGCCGGTCACGGCGTGGCGGATCATCGCCGCCCACACGATCGACACGAAGATCGCGGAGCTCATCGACCAGAAGCAGGGCCTCGCGGCCCGCGCTCTGGACGGCGAGGCGACGGAGGAGACGGGGAGCGAGTCGGTGCAGCTGGCGGCGCTCACGCATCTTCTGCGCGAGGCTCTGGGCGGGCGCTGA
- a CDS encoding 6-phosphofructokinase, whose amino-acid sequence MKIGILTSGGDCPGLNAVIRGIVLKGTTTYDLEFVGIRDGWRGVVEGDFMPLTRHEVKGLSKVGGTILGTSRTNPYEGERGGADNIAKTLYGHKIDGIVAIGGEGTLAAADRLAKDGIKVLGVPKTIDNDLRATDYSFGFDTAVNIATDAMDRLRTTGDSHQRCMVAEVMGRHVGWIALHAGMAAGAHVICIPEVPMSLDEITALVTSAHDRGRAPLVVVSEGFKLAGMDEAYSDKGLDAFNRPRLGGIGDLLAPEIERITGIETRATILGHIQRGGSPSAFDRVLATRLGLHAADAIVDGAWGQMVAMQGTDIVRVPFADALGELNTVPRYRYDEAAALFG is encoded by the coding sequence ATGAAGATCGGCATCCTGACGAGCGGCGGCGACTGCCCCGGACTCAACGCGGTCATCCGCGGCATCGTGCTCAAGGGCACCACGACCTACGACCTCGAGTTCGTCGGCATCCGCGACGGATGGCGCGGCGTCGTCGAGGGCGACTTCATGCCCCTGACGCGGCATGAGGTGAAGGGCCTGTCCAAGGTGGGCGGCACCATCCTCGGCACCAGCCGCACCAACCCCTACGAGGGGGAGCGCGGAGGCGCCGACAACATCGCGAAGACTCTCTACGGGCACAAGATCGACGGCATCGTCGCGATCGGCGGCGAAGGCACCCTCGCCGCGGCGGACCGCCTCGCGAAGGACGGCATCAAGGTGCTCGGTGTTCCGAAGACGATCGACAACGACCTCCGTGCCACGGACTATTCGTTCGGCTTCGATACGGCCGTGAACATCGCCACGGACGCCATGGACCGGCTCCGCACCACGGGAGACTCCCACCAACGCTGCATGGTCGCCGAGGTCATGGGCCGTCACGTCGGCTGGATCGCGCTCCACGCCGGAATGGCCGCGGGCGCGCACGTCATCTGCATCCCCGAGGTGCCGATGTCGCTGGACGAGATCACCGCTCTGGTCACGAGCGCCCACGATCGCGGTCGCGCGCCGCTGGTCGTCGTCTCCGAGGGCTTCAAGCTCGCCGGTATGGACGAGGCCTACAGCGACAAGGGTTTGGATGCGTTCAACCGCCCGCGGCTCGGCGGCATCGGCGACCTGCTCGCCCCCGAGATCGAGCGGATCACGGGCATCGAGACGCGTGCCACGATCCTCGGGCACATCCAGCGCGGCGGCTCGCCGTCGGCGTTCGATCGCGTCCTCGCGACCCGGCTGGGCCTGCACGCCGCGGACGCGATCGTCGACGGCGCCTGGGGGCAGATGGTCGCGATGCAGGGCACCGACATCGTCCGCGTCCCGTTCGCCGATGCTCTCGGTGAGCTGAACACCGTGCCCCGCTACCGCTACGACGAGGCCGCCGCCCTCTTCGGCTGA
- a CDS encoding DUF559 domain-containing protein, producing MGRTRVEGWVREQGGSAHSSRVREAGFTEYQMRRAVQEGKLERVRRSWLLLPDVDPRRRAAASVGGRVTCVSAAALAGWWDVGATDVHVALPRTASRFDRGGVEVHCAQGPVPVNPRAAVDPVLDVLFQVARCRPPVEARAIWESAIRHGAVELDTLARVRWRCHAADRLARTVRGRSDSGPETVFVERMRAIGIDVRQQVWVDGHPLDGVIGERLAIQIDGFRHHSAAGDRRRDLAADARLALRGYTVLRFDYHQVMVDDSHVEDTVLAALAQGLHRASHRATGR from the coding sequence GTGGGACGCACGAGGGTCGAGGGCTGGGTTCGAGAGCAGGGCGGATCGGCGCATTCGTCGCGGGTACGTGAGGCGGGTTTCACCGAGTACCAGATGCGTCGCGCGGTGCAGGAAGGCAAGCTCGAGCGTGTGCGCCGGTCGTGGCTCCTCCTCCCCGATGTCGATCCACGGCGCCGGGCGGCTGCTTCGGTCGGCGGGAGAGTCACCTGTGTGAGCGCTGCAGCTCTCGCCGGATGGTGGGATGTCGGGGCCACGGACGTACACGTCGCTCTCCCCCGTACCGCTTCTCGATTCGACCGCGGCGGCGTGGAGGTGCACTGCGCGCAGGGGCCTGTGCCCGTGAATCCGCGAGCGGCGGTCGACCCCGTCCTGGATGTCCTCTTCCAGGTCGCGCGATGTCGGCCGCCGGTCGAGGCCCGCGCGATCTGGGAGTCCGCCATCCGCCACGGAGCGGTGGAGCTGGATACGCTCGCGCGGGTGCGGTGGCGGTGCCACGCCGCTGACCGCCTCGCTCGAACCGTCCGCGGCCGGTCGGACTCCGGTCCCGAGACGGTCTTCGTCGAACGGATGCGCGCGATCGGCATCGACGTGCGACAGCAGGTGTGGGTGGACGGCCATCCGCTCGACGGTGTCATCGGCGAACGGCTCGCCATCCAGATCGACGGCTTCCGCCACCACAGCGCCGCGGGCGATCGGCGGCGAGACCTCGCAGCGGACGCGAGGCTCGCGCTCCGCGGCTACACCGTCCTGCGATTCGACTACCACCAGGTCATGGTCGACGACAGTCATGTCGAGGACACCGTCCTGGCCGCGCTCGCGCAGGGGCTCCATCGCGCAAGCCATCGGGCGACGGGTCGGTAG